The Micromonospora sp. NBC_01740 genome includes a window with the following:
- a CDS encoding gas vesicle protein GvpG has protein sequence MDILWTLLTLPYAPVRGLTAVVKVIAREAESRQRNPVDVRRELEALDAAAAAGEISAAERDRGQQQVLERLTGGVQRPAPAQSRAPARDGPGSRRENGGTRHEPGADRARQSASGRARQSGTERASRSGADRARQSASGRRRQSGAERASRSGEGRARRTGTERARQVGTERSRRVSRGGGEGGERDGGSDPRRRRSGA, from the coding sequence GTGGACATCCTGTGGACGCTGCTGACCCTGCCGTACGCGCCGGTGCGGGGGCTGACCGCGGTGGTGAAGGTGATCGCCCGGGAGGCGGAGTCGCGGCAGCGCAACCCCGTCGACGTCCGGCGCGAGCTGGAGGCGCTGGACGCGGCGGCGGCGGCGGGCGAGATCAGCGCCGCGGAACGGGACCGGGGGCAGCAGCAGGTGCTGGAGCGGCTGACCGGCGGCGTCCAGCGGCCGGCGCCCGCCCAGAGCCGGGCTCCGGCCCGGGACGGCCCCGGGTCCCGTCGGGAGAACGGCGGGACCCGGCACGAGCCCGGCGCGGACCGGGCGCGGCAGTCCGCTTCCGGTCGGGCGCGGCAGTCCGGCACGGAACGAGCGTCGCGGTCCGGCGCGGACCGGGCGCGGCAGTCCGCTTCCGGCCGCCGCCGGCAGTCCGGCGCGGAACGAGCGTCGCGGTCCGGCGAGGGCCGGGCGCGGCGAACCGGTACGGAACGGGCGCGGCAGGTCGGCACCGAACGCTCGCGGCGGGTGTCGCGCGGCGGCGGCGAGGGAGGTGAGCGCGATGGGGGGTCTGATCCGCGGCGACGGCGATCGGGCGCGTAG
- a CDS encoding GvpL/GvpF family gas vesicle protein, whose protein sequence is MSSTADLAPATGPASPGVGVWLHGVAREVDPALLAATAGMDGAPVRAVRAAGLVAVVSAAPLSQYGEEALRRNLEDLAWLERAARTHHAVVAALSRDGAVVPARLATVHHDDARVAGQLTARRVELTTVLDRLAGHDEWGVKGYVVPGATPRTAEPAGSGGAGAAYLRRRRAQLTAREEGQRIAADAASAVHEALAGHAVAVRRHPPQDRRLSGAPTAMVLNGAYLVGQGSVAGFRQLVGALAGRHPEIRLELTGPWPPYSFAEERPAEPALTVRESAC, encoded by the coding sequence ATGAGTTCGACGGCTGACCTCGCGCCCGCCACCGGGCCGGCGAGCCCCGGCGTCGGGGTGTGGCTGCACGGCGTGGCGCGGGAGGTCGATCCCGCCCTGCTCGCCGCGACTGCCGGGATGGACGGCGCTCCGGTGCGCGCGGTGCGGGCCGCCGGCCTGGTCGCCGTCGTCAGCGCCGCGCCGCTGTCCCAGTACGGCGAGGAGGCGCTGCGCCGGAACCTGGAGGACCTGGCCTGGCTGGAGCGGGCGGCCCGGACGCACCACGCGGTGGTCGCGGCCCTGTCCCGCGACGGCGCCGTGGTGCCCGCCCGGCTGGCCACCGTCCACCACGACGACGCCCGGGTGGCGGGGCAGCTCACCGCCCGCCGGGTCGAGCTGACCACCGTCCTGGACCGGCTCGCGGGCCACGACGAGTGGGGCGTCAAGGGGTACGTCGTGCCGGGCGCGACGCCCCGCACGGCGGAGCCCGCCGGGTCGGGCGGCGCCGGGGCGGCGTACCTGCGGCGGCGCCGGGCCCAGCTCACCGCCCGCGAGGAGGGGCAGCGGATCGCCGCCGACGCCGCCTCCGCCGTGCACGAGGCACTGGCCGGGCACGCGGTGGCCGTCCGGCGGCACCCCCCGCAGGACCGCCGGCTCTCCGGTGCGCCCACCGCCATGGTGCTCAACGGGGCGTACCTGGTCGGCCAGGGGTCGGTCGCCGGATTCCGCCAGCTGGTCGGCGCGCTCGCCGGTCGGCACCCGGAGATCCGGCTGGAGCTGACCGGCCCGTGGCCGCCGTACTCCTTCGCCGAGGAGCGGCCCGCTGAGCCGGCGCTCACCGTACGGGAGTCGGCGTGCTGA
- a CDS encoding gas vesicle protein GvpO, whose translation MGGLIRGDGDRARRSEPVDDDRYDDEEEYLEPITAAEAAREGMRQIVELTGRDPVGTTSLKSSRDGWLIGVEVIEDRRIPSSTDLLGLYEVELDLEGGLLGYRRVRRYQRGKGEVG comes from the coding sequence ATGGGGGGTCTGATCCGCGGCGACGGCGATCGGGCGCGTAGGAGCGAGCCCGTCGACGACGACCGGTACGACGACGAGGAGGAGTACCTCGAACCCATCACGGCCGCCGAGGCGGCGCGCGAGGGGATGCGGCAGATCGTCGAGTTGACCGGCCGGGATCCGGTGGGGACCACCTCGCTGAAGTCGTCGCGGGACGGCTGGCTGATCGGGGTGGAGGTGATCGAGGACCGGCGTATCCCCAGCTCCACCGACCTGCTCGGCCTCTACGAGGTGGAGCTGGACCTGGAGGGTGGCCTGCTCGGCTACCGGCGGGTGCGGCGCTACCAGCGCGGGAAGGGCGAGGTGGGTTGA
- a CDS encoding gas vesicle protein, giving the protein MVTTSLAPSSADDPLAYRPVALVDLLDRVLATGVVISGDITIAIADIDLVRISLRALVASVGALAPPELRDAAPGAAAGTPGTWP; this is encoded by the coding sequence GTGGTGACCACGTCGCTCGCCCCCAGCAGCGCCGACGACCCGCTGGCCTACCGGCCGGTGGCCCTGGTCGACCTGCTCGACCGGGTCCTCGCCACCGGCGTGGTGATCAGCGGCGACATCACCATCGCCATCGCCGACATCGACCTGGTCCGGATCTCCCTGCGCGCACTGGTCGCCTCCGTCGGCGCGCTCGCCCCGCCGGAACTGCGGGATGCCGCCCCGGGCGCCGCCGCCGGGACGCCGGGGACGTGGCCGTGA
- a CDS encoding GNAT family N-acetyltransferase gives MAGTVRLEPVDEQNLEPLLSVAAAEAEPGDVMPPVEAPAGWSCARREAFREFHRASFGGLDGPTGTCMYAILAGGEVVGMIRMTRRDEPGTVETGMWLGRSARGQGIGAGALRELLNEAAAAGMRLVVAETTVDNHGAVSVLQKCGAKLRESGSVVHAEICLDSTLPAL, from the coding sequence GTGGCGGGAACGGTGCGGCTGGAGCCGGTGGACGAGCAGAACCTGGAACCATTGCTCTCCGTAGCGGCTGCGGAAGCGGAGCCCGGCGACGTGATGCCGCCGGTGGAGGCCCCTGCGGGCTGGTCGTGCGCCCGGCGGGAGGCGTTCCGGGAGTTCCACCGGGCGAGCTTCGGAGGTCTGGACGGCCCGACCGGCACCTGCATGTACGCGATCCTGGCCGGCGGCGAGGTGGTCGGCATGATCCGGATGACCCGCCGTGACGAGCCGGGCACGGTCGAGACCGGGATGTGGCTGGGTCGCTCCGCACGGGGCCAGGGAATCGGCGCGGGCGCCCTGCGCGAACTGTTGAACGAGGCGGCGGCGGCCGGAATGCGACTGGTCGTCGCGGAGACCACCGTCGACAACCACGGTGCCGTTTCCGTGCTTCAGAAGTGCGGCGCAAAATTGCGCGAGAGCGGCAGCGTGGTGCACGCCGAGATATGCCTCGATTCGACGCTGCCGGCCCTGTGA
- a CDS encoding gas vesicle protein K: MSAPDGRPDGATGPGGGGGGVGVGRPGGGGDRRDEAAELAAALGDTRWQPPRVTPLDRRLAVDRDGVERGLASLVLTVIELLRQLMERQALRRVDLGDLTEEQIERIGTTLMALEEQMAGLREYFGLTPEDLNLDLGPLGPLLPTD, translated from the coding sequence GTGAGCGCCCCGGACGGCCGCCCGGACGGCGCGACCGGCCCGGGTGGCGGGGGCGGCGGAGTGGGCGTGGGCAGGCCGGGCGGCGGTGGCGACCGCCGGGACGAGGCGGCCGAACTCGCCGCCGCGCTCGGCGACACCCGGTGGCAGCCGCCCCGGGTGACGCCGCTGGACCGCCGGCTCGCCGTAGACCGGGACGGCGTCGAGCGGGGGCTGGCCAGCCTCGTGCTCACCGTGATCGAGCTGCTGCGGCAGCTCATGGAGCGACAGGCGCTGCGCCGGGTCGACCTCGGCGACCTTACCGAGGAGCAGATCGAACGGATCGGCACCACGCTGATGGCCCTGGAGGAGCAGATGGCGGGGCTGCGCGAGTACTTCGGCCTCACGCCCGAGGACCTCAATCTCGACCTCGGGCCCCTCGGCCCCCTCCTGCCCACCGACTGA
- the gvpJ gene encoding gas vesicle protein GvpJ: MTVATSEGQGGGALQRGGGGSGLADVVETVLDKGVVIDAQVSIAVVGIQLIEINARIVIASVETYLRFAEAVDRFDITPKGQKGLPDLVEGASGAVGAGKAVSGVGKTVGAIKDAVGELGSDDQDRDRDRDRDRDRDRPRRRRDEER; the protein is encoded by the coding sequence GTGACCGTCGCGACGAGTGAGGGTCAGGGCGGCGGCGCCCTGCAACGCGGCGGAGGGGGCTCCGGCCTGGCCGATGTCGTGGAGACCGTGCTGGACAAGGGCGTGGTGATCGACGCCCAGGTTTCGATCGCGGTGGTCGGCATCCAGCTGATCGAGATCAACGCCCGGATCGTCATCGCCAGCGTGGAGACCTATCTGCGCTTCGCCGAGGCGGTCGACCGGTTCGACATCACTCCGAAGGGCCAGAAGGGGCTGCCCGACCTGGTCGAGGGAGCCTCGGGGGCGGTCGGCGCCGGCAAGGCGGTCTCCGGGGTCGGCAAGACGGTCGGCGCGATCAAGGACGCCGTCGGCGAGCTGGGCTCGGACGACCAGGACCGGGACCGCGATCGGGACCGGGACCGGGATCGCGACCGGCCCCGGCGGCGACGTGACGAGGAGCGGTGA
- a CDS encoding GvpL/GvpF family gas vesicle protein yields the protein MAEETGLFIYGIVPSDVEPTPDAAGVGDPPGEVTAVRHEDLAALVSEVSLSEPLGRPADLTAYQELVDGTAAVAPVLPVRFGTVVTGPDAVADLLDAHHDRFAAALDEFEGRVQYTVHGRYDEANLIAAVLAENPGAADLADQVRGQPEAATRTQRIRLGEIISQAVELRREAENRQLVDTLGPLVVASAPRPPSNELDASNATFLVEQDREDEFVSAVEEYAEQRRELIRMRLLGPLAPYDFVSAHQLMG from the coding sequence ATGGCCGAGGAGACGGGACTGTTCATCTACGGCATCGTGCCCTCCGACGTGGAGCCGACCCCGGACGCCGCCGGGGTCGGCGACCCGCCTGGAGAGGTGACGGCGGTCCGGCACGAGGACCTGGCCGCGCTGGTCAGCGAGGTGAGCCTGAGCGAGCCGCTCGGCCGGCCGGCGGACCTGACCGCCTACCAGGAGCTGGTGGACGGCACGGCGGCGGTGGCGCCGGTGCTGCCGGTGCGCTTCGGCACGGTCGTCACCGGGCCCGACGCGGTCGCCGACCTGCTGGACGCGCACCACGACCGGTTCGCCGCCGCGCTCGACGAGTTCGAGGGCCGAGTCCAGTACACGGTGCACGGGCGCTACGACGAGGCGAACCTGATCGCGGCGGTGCTGGCGGAAAACCCCGGCGCCGCCGACCTGGCGGACCAGGTGCGTGGGCAGCCGGAGGCGGCCACCCGGACGCAGCGGATCCGGCTCGGCGAGATCATCAGCCAGGCGGTGGAGCTGCGCCGGGAGGCGGAGAACCGGCAACTGGTCGACACCCTCGGTCCCCTCGTCGTGGCGAGCGCGCCCCGGCCGCCGAGCAACGAGCTGGACGCGTCGAACGCCACCTTCCTGGTGGAACAGGACCGGGAGGACGAGTTCGTCTCGGCGGTCGAGGAGTACGCCGAGCAGCGCCGGGAGCTGATCCGGATGCGGCTGCTCGGCCCGCTCGCGCCGTACGACTTCGTCAGCGCCCACCAGTTGATGGGGTGA
- a CDS encoding SRPBCC family protein, with protein MPDTTNPGGLGDKVRGQLAGEARNLASAIGERAMRVVTERITGATGRLSDYAKQGGGPGLIAATTGAQKLAEGGSPVKAMVHAGLAGGKEKIMSALGKGGKGGKGGGKKVKVTNIVEAIEVGVPVRVAYDQWTQFGDFPSFMKKVENVDTESDEKLTWKAQVFWSHRTWESTIVRQIPDKLIHWRSQGEKGSVDGTVSFHELSPDLTRILVVLEYHPQGLFEHTGNLWRAQGRRARLELKHFVRHVMTRTVLDPDSVQGWRGEIEDSRVVRDHETALREEQEEREKQEREGQEEREQRGRREPEPEEEAEEAEEEPREKRRPAERGRRRPPQRRRPAEDEEYEDEYDEGDYDEYEEEEPEEEQPPPRRRAPERARRPQPREESRSREEPRSREEPRARRSPEAPRRPVVRRRREERE; from the coding sequence ATGCCGGACACGACGAACCCCGGTGGACTCGGGGACAAGGTCCGGGGTCAACTCGCCGGCGAGGCGCGCAATCTGGCCAGCGCCATCGGCGAGCGCGCGATGCGGGTGGTGACCGAGCGGATCACGGGCGCGACCGGCCGGCTCAGCGACTACGCGAAGCAGGGCGGCGGTCCCGGCCTGATTGCCGCTACCACCGGCGCGCAGAAGCTCGCGGAGGGCGGTTCACCGGTGAAGGCGATGGTCCATGCCGGGCTGGCCGGCGGTAAGGAGAAGATCATGTCGGCGCTCGGCAAGGGCGGCAAGGGCGGCAAGGGCGGCGGCAAGAAGGTCAAGGTCACCAACATCGTCGAGGCGATCGAGGTCGGCGTGCCGGTCCGGGTCGCGTACGACCAGTGGACCCAGTTCGGCGACTTCCCGAGCTTCATGAAGAAGGTCGAGAACGTCGACACCGAGTCGGACGAGAAGCTGACCTGGAAGGCGCAGGTCTTCTGGTCGCACCGCACCTGGGAGTCCACCATCGTCCGGCAGATCCCGGACAAGCTGATCCACTGGCGCTCGCAGGGCGAGAAGGGCTCTGTCGACGGCACCGTCAGCTTCCACGAACTGTCGCCCGACCTGACCCGGATCCTGGTGGTGCTGGAGTACCACCCGCAGGGCCTCTTCGAGCACACCGGCAACCTGTGGCGGGCCCAGGGCCGCCGCGCCCGGCTGGAGCTGAAGCACTTCGTCCGGCACGTGATGACCCGGACCGTCCTCGACCCGGATTCGGTGCAGGGCTGGCGCGGCGAGATCGAGGACTCTCGGGTGGTCCGCGACCACGAGACCGCGCTGCGCGAGGAGCAGGAGGAGCGCGAGAAGCAGGAGCGCGAGGGGCAGGAGGAGCGCGAGCAGCGCGGCCGGCGGGAGCCCGAGCCCGAGGAGGAGGCGGAGGAGGCCGAGGAGGAGCCGCGCGAGAAGCGCAGGCCCGCCGAGCGTGGCCGCCGCCGACCGCCGCAGCGCCGTCGCCCGGCCGAGGACGAGGAGTACGAGGACGAGTACGACGAGGGCGACTATGACGAGTACGAGGAGGAGGAGCCGGAGGAGGAACAGCCCCCGCCGCGCCGCCGCGCCCCGGAGCGAGCCCGCCGCCCGCAGCCCCGCGAGGAGTCCCGTTCCCGCGAGGAGCCGCGTTCCCGTGAGGAGCCCCGGGCCCGCCGTTCCCCGGAAGCGCCCCGGCGACCCGTGGTCCGCCGTCGACGGGAGGAGCGGGAGTGA
- a CDS encoding gas vesicle protein — protein MSVQPPPVVQNSGQVLPAGHEPANLGDILERVLDRGIVIAGDIRVSLLDIELLTLKLRLVIASVDTARQIGIDWWEHDPWLSSRARPPVEPGPRDPEQVEAERRPRVARTAARREERDEFDG, from the coding sequence GTGAGCGTGCAGCCGCCCCCGGTGGTGCAGAACTCCGGCCAGGTCCTGCCCGCCGGGCACGAGCCGGCCAATCTCGGCGACATCCTGGAACGCGTGCTCGACCGGGGCATCGTGATCGCCGGCGACATCCGGGTCAGCCTGCTCGACATCGAGCTGCTGACGCTCAAGCTGCGACTGGTCATCGCCTCGGTCGACACGGCCCGGCAGATCGGCATCGACTGGTGGGAGCACGACCCGTGGCTCAGCTCCCGGGCGAGGCCGCCGGTGGAGCCCGGCCCACGGGACCCGGAGCAGGTGGAGGCGGAACGCCGCCCCCGGGTCGCCCGGACGGCCGCCCGCAGGGAGGAGCGGGATGAGTTCGACGGCTGA
- a CDS encoding AAA family ATPase, translating into MAEPDLTLTASLRPAALDARRGVVRLHPEVLTALALRPGDPVRLAGRRVSAGIVAPAEPTASTALLSADDLMLGNLGIRDGAQVTVSRLPVTPARRVLLAGPAQIAAVVSPEMLRLALLGKVVTTGDDVSLLPQDVLPDASVRSLVEAARRSLSNSVGYAWTSTLLAVVAAEPDTGSLVTMDTVVGWEHGQATHGSAGTGPAPQGRRLDAGPTPNGTAPGRAAATGGVRLPGAVDATGHTAGSVDEAPPAVDELPGLRSQAEELTELLDLGFHHREVLGRLGTTVSLGVLIAGPAGSGKAALVRAVAARVGARVSPLWAPEVAALTNQAAADRLRAAAAEARADGTGVLLVTDVEALAPADGPGPVATVFRQVVAETVRAGAAVVCTTGRPEAVDPALRAPDLLSLRISVPLPDAALRREQLTVLTRQVPLADDVRLDEVAGRTPGFVAADLAALLREAGVRAALRQKSAETPTVAMADFTAALEVVRPTTMAASTLELASVTLDDVGGLTEVKETLTESVLWPLTYPDTFARLGVQPPRGVLLYGPPGCGKTYLVTALAGSGRANVLSVKGAELLSKWVGESERAVRELFRRAREAAPTLIFLDEVDALAPVRGQASDGGTTDRVVAALLTELDGVETLRNVVVVGATNRPDLVDPALLRPGRLERLVYVPPPDGPARAEILRASARNVPLAPEVDLVELGGELDGFSAADCAALVREAALAAMRESLTASTVTAAHVAAARARVRPSLDPAQVAWLAAYAEKRAG; encoded by the coding sequence GTGGCGGAACCCGACCTGACCCTGACCGCGAGCCTGCGGCCGGCGGCCCTCGACGCCCGACGGGGCGTCGTCCGGCTGCACCCGGAGGTGCTCACCGCGCTGGCGCTGCGACCCGGCGACCCGGTGCGGCTGGCGGGCCGGCGGGTGAGCGCCGGCATCGTCGCGCCGGCCGAGCCGACCGCCAGCACCGCGCTGCTCTCCGCCGACGACCTCATGCTGGGCAACCTCGGCATCCGCGACGGCGCCCAGGTGACGGTGAGCCGTCTGCCGGTCACGCCGGCCCGTCGGGTGCTGCTCGCCGGTCCGGCGCAGATCGCCGCCGTGGTCTCGCCCGAGATGCTCCGGCTGGCCCTGCTCGGCAAGGTGGTGACGACCGGGGACGACGTGTCGCTGCTACCGCAGGACGTGCTGCCCGACGCCTCGGTGCGCAGCCTGGTGGAGGCCGCCCGGCGCAGCCTCTCCAACAGCGTCGGGTACGCCTGGACCAGCACCCTGCTCGCCGTGGTCGCCGCCGAGCCCGACACCGGCTCGCTGGTCACCATGGACACCGTCGTCGGCTGGGAGCACGGCCAGGCGACCCACGGCTCCGCCGGCACCGGACCCGCCCCGCAGGGGCGCCGCCTCGACGCGGGCCCGACGCCCAACGGGACCGCCCCGGGCCGGGCGGCTGCCACGGGGGGCGTACGCCTCCCGGGCGCCGTGGACGCCACGGGACACACCGCCGGAAGCGTCGACGAGGCGCCGCCCGCGGTGGACGAGCTGCCCGGGCTGCGGTCGCAGGCCGAGGAGCTGACCGAGCTGCTCGACCTCGGCTTCCACCACCGGGAGGTGCTCGGCCGGCTGGGCACGACCGTCTCGCTGGGCGTGCTGATCGCCGGGCCGGCCGGCTCCGGCAAGGCGGCGCTCGTGCGGGCCGTGGCCGCCCGGGTCGGGGCCCGGGTCAGCCCGCTCTGGGCTCCCGAGGTGGCCGCGCTGACCAACCAGGCCGCCGCCGACCGGCTGCGCGCCGCCGCCGCCGAGGCGCGCGCGGACGGCACCGGGGTGCTGCTGGTCACCGACGTGGAGGCGCTCGCCCCGGCGGACGGGCCGGGGCCGGTGGCGACCGTGTTCCGGCAGGTGGTCGCCGAGACCGTACGGGCGGGGGCGGCGGTCGTCTGCACCACCGGCCGGCCCGAGGCCGTCGACCCCGCGCTGCGTGCCCCGGACCTGCTCTCGCTGCGGATCAGCGTGCCGCTGCCGGACGCGGCCCTGCGCCGGGAGCAGTTGACGGTGCTGACCCGGCAGGTCCCCCTCGCCGACGACGTGCGGCTCGACGAGGTCGCCGGGCGTACCCCCGGCTTCGTCGCCGCCGACCTGGCCGCGCTGCTCCGCGAGGCCGGGGTGCGCGCGGCGCTGCGCCAGAAGTCGGCCGAGACGCCGACGGTGGCGATGGCCGACTTCACCGCCGCGCTGGAGGTGGTCCGCCCCACCACCATGGCTGCCTCCACCCTGGAGCTGGCCTCGGTGACGCTAGACGACGTGGGCGGCCTGACGGAGGTCAAGGAGACGCTGACCGAGTCGGTGCTCTGGCCGCTGACCTACCCGGACACCTTCGCCCGGCTCGGCGTGCAGCCGCCGCGCGGGGTGCTCCTCTACGGCCCACCGGGCTGCGGCAAGACCTACCTGGTCACGGCGCTGGCCGGCTCGGGGCGGGCGAACGTGCTCTCGGTGAAGGGCGCGGAGCTGCTGTCGAAGTGGGTCGGTGAGAGCGAGCGCGCGGTCCGCGAGCTGTTCCGCCGGGCCCGGGAGGCCGCGCCCACCCTGATCTTCCTGGACGAGGTGGACGCGCTCGCCCCCGTACGCGGCCAGGCCAGCGACGGCGGCACCACCGACCGGGTGGTGGCCGCGCTGCTGACCGAGCTGGACGGCGTGGAGACGCTGCGCAACGTGGTGGTGGTCGGCGCGACGAACCGCCCCGACCTGGTGGACCCGGCGCTGCTGCGCCCGGGACGGCTGGAACGGCTGGTCTACGTGCCGCCGCCGGACGGGCCGGCGCGCGCGGAGATCCTGCGCGCCTCGGCCCGGAACGTGCCGCTGGCACCCGAGGTGGACCTCGTGGAACTGGGCGGCGAGTTGGACGGCTTCTCGGCGGCGGACTGTGCCGCGCTGGTGCGCGAGGCGGCCCTGGCCGCCATGCGGGAGTCGCTGACGGCGTCCACCGTCACGGCCGCGCACGTGGCGGCGGCCCGCGCCCGGGTCCGCCCGTCCCTGGACCCGGCCCAGGTCGCCTGGCTCGCCGCGTACGCCGAGAAGCGGGCCGGCTGA